The Paraburkholderia hospita region AAATGGATGGGGAGGAAGCGCTCCGTGTGGCGAACTCGTGAAAGAGGAGCAGAGCTGATTAAAATGATGCTACAACTAGTCATCATGCGGCCCAAGGGCAAGCTGGCTCTTGAATGTTTCGCGATCGAGAGCCATTTCCCATCTGGCGACTACGATCGTCGCGATGCCATTGCCGATGACGTTGATCAGCGCGCCACCTTCCGAGATGAATCGATAGATACCGAGCACAAGTACCAGGCCAGCGACGGGGATGCCCGGCACGGAACTGAGCGTCGCGGCCAGAACGATGAACGCACCGCCGCTGACACTCGCGGCGCCCTTGGACGTGAGCAGCAGGACCAGCAGCAGCGTAATCTGGTGGCCGATACTGAGTGTGCTATCCGTCGCTTGCGCGATGAATATGGCGAGGACGGTCATGTTGATGCAGCTGCCGTCGAGGTTGAAGGAATATCCGGCGGGTACGACCAGGCCCACGACGGACTTCTCGCAGCCGAGCTTTTCGAGCTTCGCCATGAGCCGAGGCAGCGCCGACTCTGAAGAAGACGTGCCGAGCACGAGCAGCAACTCTTCGCGGATGTAGCGCAGAAAGGCGATCAGGCTAAATCCTGCTAGCCGGCATACCGCACCGAGGACGACGAACACGAAGACGAGTCCGGTCAGGTAGTAGGTCAGAAGAAGCTGGCCGTACGAACTCAGCGAAACAACGCCGTATTTGCCTATCGTGAATGCGATCGCGCCGAACGCACCGATCGGCGACACATACATGACGATGCGGACCATGTTGAAGAAGGTGTTCGCGCCGGCGTCGATGACGGACAGCAATGGCTTGCCTCGTTCGCCGAGCATTTGAAGCGCAAAGGCGAAGACGATCGAGATGAACAGCACTTGCAGAATGTCGCCTTCCGCGAACG contains the following coding sequences:
- a CDS encoding dicarboxylate/amino acid:cation symporter, whose amino-acid sequence is MSIATEASIETQATPRPRKRWFQHLYIQVLIAVILGILLGHFYPSVGEAMKPLGDNFLKLIKLMIAPLIFCTVVHGIASMNDIKAVGRVGIKSLIYFEAMTTLALAIGLIAVNIMKPGSGMHIDPRTLDVSSIAAYTKAAHDQSVVGFLSHIIPTTVFGAFAEGDILQVLFISIVFAFALQMLGERGKPLLSVIDAGANTFFNMVRIVMYVSPIGAFGAIAFTIGKYGVVSLSSYGQLLLTYYLTGLVFVFVVLGAVCRLAGFSLIAFLRYIREELLLVLGTSSSESALPRLMAKLEKLGCEKSVVGLVVPAGYSFNLDGSCINMTVLAIFIAQATDSTLSIGHQITLLLVLLLTSKGAASVSGGAFIVLAATLSSVPGIPVAGLVLVLGIYRFISEGGALINVIGNGIATIVVARWEMALDRETFKSQLALGPHDD